One Halobacterium wangiae genomic window, CCGTGTCGCTCCCGGGTCCGCGTCCAGTGAGGTGTCGCTGTCGACTTCGAAACTGTCCACGCGGTCGCGGAGGGCCTCGGCACGGTCCGACAACGAGCGTGCCTGCTCGGTCACCTCCGCGAGCGTGTTCGCCTGCTCCTCGGCGGCGTCCGCTGCGTTCTCGGCCGCCCCGGCCGTCTCCTCCCCGAGGGTCACCACGTCGTCGACGGCGCCGGCGACGTCCGCCACGGACGACGCCTGTTCGTCCATCGCTCGCGTGATCTCCTGCACGCCGGTGTCTGCCTCCTCGACGCTCTCCACGATCGTCTCGAGAGTGTCGTGGGTCTCCTCGACGGTCTCGACGCCGTCGCCGACGCGCTCGCGGATGGACCCCATCGCGGAGACGCTCTCGTCGGTCTGCTCGCGCACGTCGGTGACGAGTGCCTCGATGTCGCCCGCGGACTGCTTGGTCTCCTCGGCGAGTTGCTTCACTTCCTCGGCGACCACCGCGAAGCCGTCGCCCGCTTCGCCGGCGCGAGCGGCCTCGATGGACGCGTTCAGCGCGAGGATGTTCGTCTGCTCCGCGATGTCCGTGATGACGTCCACGATGGACTCGATGTCCGCCATCTGGGACTCCAGTTCTCGGACGGCGGCCGCGGTGCGCTCCGTCTCGGCCTCGATGTCCCGGAGTTCATCGACCGCGTCGGCCGCCGCGTCGCGCCCGTCGTCGCCGAGGTCCGCGGTGGTGCGCGACGTCTCGGCCACCTCGTCGGCCGACGCCGCCACCTCCTCGATGGTCGCGGACATGTCGTCTGTCTTCACGGCGACGGACTCCAGTTCGTCGCGCTGTTCGGCCGTCCGGTCACTGATGCGGTCGACGGACGACGCCACGTCCTGGCCGACGTGCTCGACGGACTCGACGCGGGCGGACACCTCGTCGCTGGCGCCCGCCACCTCGTCGGCGAACGAGACGACGCCCGCGACGGTCTCCTCCATCGCCGCCGCCATCTCGTTGAACGACGCGGCCACGTCCGCCATCGCGTCCTGCTCGACTGACTCGTCGAGTCGCACCGTCAGGTCGCCGTCCGCGTACGCCGCCATCGACGCGGAGAACGACGCGGCCGTCTCCCGGAGTGCCTCTGCGCGGCGCTCGGACTCCTGTTTGGCCGCTTCCGCGCGCTCCGTGGCGTCCTCGGCCTCGGCCCTGGCCTGCTCGGCGGACTCCCGCTCGCGCTCGGCCGCCGTGATGCGTTCCTCGACGGTGTCTCGCAGGCTCGCGAACGAGGCGAACAGGCCACCGATTTCGTCTTCGCGGCCCACCTCGAGGTCCGTGTCGTACTCGCCGCGTTCGAGCGCGTCGGCCTTCCGACCGAGGACGTTCAGCGCGGTGACCGTCCCCCGCCCGAGTGTCAGGCCGATGAACGCGAGGCCGGCGAGCGCCACGCCGACCATCACGAGCAACCGCGTCGTCACGGTAGTGCGCAGTGCGAACGCCTCGTTCGTCGGGACGTGGAGCGCGACCGCCCACTCGGTCCCCTCGACGGGTGCGTAGGAGACGACGTGGGGCTCGTCGAACGACCGTGCAGCCTCGCCGTCACCGAGGAACCCGCTGT contains:
- a CDS encoding methyl-accepting chemotaxis protein, whose translation is MSLRSLASRVARRLTPGFVRRSYLAKFGAALLVVVLCIGAVGAATYVETSDQLNEQSRSEYTTAAELSSASVSEWLDERTNNARMLAQYDVLVGGNYSRIQSFLAEELARMPDDVRNVHYVNFQSRESIASTDPDMRRQRLNADSAPWSTQDISYGDDDVYVSEPYVKDGATRVAFVARIDADFGLRSAVVLTTDLGDVTTNFRQPTANSNTQLVSASGDVLADDRAVAKLEPYAESNNSTVVAAAGSGDSGFLGDGEAARSFDEPHVVSYAPVEGTEWAVALHVPTNEAFALRTTVTTRLLVMVGVALAGLAFIGLTLGRGTVTALNVLGRKADALERGEYDTDLEVGREDEIGGLFASFASLRDTVEERITAAERERESAEQARAEAEDATERAEAAKQESERRAEALRETAASFSASMAAYADGDLTVRLDESVEQDAMADVAASFNEMAAAMEETVAGVVSFADEVAGASDEVSARVESVEHVGQDVASSVDRISDRTAEQRDELESVAVKTDDMSATIEEVAASADEVAETSRTTADLGDDGRDAAADAVDELRDIEAETERTAAAVRELESQMADIESIVDVITDIAEQTNILALNASIEAARAGEAGDGFAVVAEEVKQLAEETKQSAGDIEALVTDVREQTDESVSAMGSIRERVGDGVETVEETHDTLETIVESVEEADTGVQEITRAMDEQASSVADVAGAVDDVVTLGEETAGAAENAADAAEEQANTLAEVTEQARSLSDRAEALRDRVDSFEVDSDTSLDADPGATREPTETRADGFEWQGEQ